The Candidatus Binatia bacterium genome segment CTGATAATCGTCCAACCTGACCTTGCCGCGGGGAGCGTTGATCTCTATTTTACGCAGCGCCGCCAGGAACGCATCCCGGTTCTCGACGTTCCCTTTGACGGATTCCATCGCCCGGGCGATCATCTGCGCGCTCACGTATCCCTGCTCGGCGTAGACCGTAGCCGCGCGCTTGGTCTTCGCTTCGTAAGCCTCGACGAACTTTTTGTTGTCAGGGGTCTCCAGAGCCGGGGTCCACTGGAGAGACGTCACGATGTCCAGCGCGGCGTCGCCGAGCTTGGGCAGAATAACTTCATCGACGAGGAAGCCTTTTCCGATAAGCGGGATCTTTCCCTTCAAGCCGTACTCCGCGTACTGGTTCACGAAGCGGAGCGCGTCGGCGCCGGCAAAAAAGACCGCGACCACGTCGCCGCTGCGATCGATGGTGGAGATAAAAGGAGCGAAGTCCGCCGTTCCCAGCGGCGAGTAAATCTCCTGGATGATTTTCCCGCCGGCCTCGATAAAGGTCCGGGCGATGCCGCCGACGTGCTCGTATCCTGCGCCGTAATCCGATGCCATCAGGACCATCCGGCGATAGCCGGTTTTATAGGCCCATTCCCCGAGGGGATGCGACGAGTCGCTGTTGGAAAAAGAGGCGCGGAATACATACGGGCTCCGGAGCTTCTGGGTGATCACGTCGGCTCCGGCGTTGGCAACGATGAAGGGAATTTTTTGCGCGTGGGCGTATTCTCTGAGGGCGACCGCGACCGGCGACGAGATCACTCCGGCGAGGACCTGGACGCCGTCCCGCTCGACCAGCTTGCGCGCCTTGGTGAGACCGTCGTCCGGCTTGTTGCTTCCCTTATCCTCGACGATGACTTCCACGGCGCGACCCCCTGCTTTGGATCCGACCTGGCTCCAATAGAGGAGGAAGCCGTCGCGCATGTCCTCCCCAAGGGCGGCGTACACTCCCGTAAGAGGAATCACGAAGCCGATTTTGAACGGCGCCTGCGCGCCGGTCGCGGCGTTGACGAGCAGACTCATGCCGCAGACGAGCGCAACGAAGCCTGTGATGATTCTCCATCGGTTCCGTTGTGTCATTGTCCCCTCCTATCGTATGTGAGATTAGACCAGCCAAGGTCACGATATTTTGCGCGTAAGCT includes the following:
- a CDS encoding ABC transporter substrate-binding protein, yielding MTQRNRWRIITGFVALVCGMSLLVNAATGAQAPFKIGFVIPLTGVYAALGEDMRDGFLLYWSQVGSKAGGRAVEVIVEDKGSNKPDDGLTKARKLVERDGVQVLAGVISSPVAVALREYAHAQKIPFIVANAGADVITQKLRSPYVFRASFSNSDSSHPLGEWAYKTGYRRMVLMASDYGAGYEHVGGIARTFIEAGGKIIQEIYSPLGTADFAPFISTIDRSGDVVAVFFAGADALRFVNQYAEYGLKGKIPLIGKGFLVDEVILPKLGDAALDIVTSLQWTPALETPDNKKFVEAYEAKTKRAATVYAEQGYVSAQMIARAMESVKGNVENRDAFLAALRKIEINAPRGKVRLDDYQNPIHTIYIRKVEKKGGKLQNTVIASYPNTGQFWKWSPEAYMAMPFYGDMKNKWVK